One segment of Salvelinus fontinalis isolate EN_2023a chromosome 12, ASM2944872v1, whole genome shotgun sequence DNA contains the following:
- the LOC129866964 gene encoding zona pellucida sperm-binding protein 4-like gives MKWSVVCLVAVATLGWLCDAQNYFEKPGWPPIQTPPSWPPQTPQRPAQPPQRPAQPPQRPAQPQQWPANPLPRPALPPQWPAQPPQRPAQPPQRPAQPPQRPAQPPQRPAQPPQRPAQPPQRPAQPQQWPANPLPRPALPPQWPVQALQFPAQPSKPSQRPKFPSDSGLKQSCDVEPQNKVNCGPPDITAAHCEAINCCFDGRMCFYGKAVTVQCTKDGQFVVVVARDATLPNLELDSISLLGGNGPHCNAIGTTSAFAIYQFKVTECGTVMTEETDTIIYENRMSSSYQVGVGPFGSITRDSQYDLTFQCRYKGSTIVAVVIDVRPVPPPNPEIAPGPLTVELRLGSGSCLTKGCNEEDVAYTSYYTEADYPVTKVLRDPVYAEVRILARTDPNIVLTLGRCWATTTPNPLSLPQWDLLIDGCPYQDDRYLTTTINVGPSSGLSFPSHYRRFVLKMFTFVDPISMSPLRETVFIHCNTAVCQPSLGDTCEPRCYRKRRDIPAAVQKTTRIKSNLVSSGELILTDPRELTN, from the exons ATGAAGTGGAGTGTAGTTTGTCTAGTGGCAGTGGCCACGCTTGGCTGGCTGTGTGATGCTCAGAATTACTTTGAAAAACCAGGGTGGCCACCCATCCAGACACCACCGTCATGGCCTCCCCAAACCCCTCAGAGGCCTGCCCAACCCCCTCAGAGGCCTGCCCAACCACCTCAGAGGCCTGCCCAACCCCAGCAGTGGCCTGCCAACCCCCTTCCGAGGCCTGCCCTTCCCCCTCAGTGGCCTGCCCAACCCCCTCAGAGGCCTGCCCAACCCCCTCAGAGGCCTGCCCAACCCCCTCAGAGGCCTGCCCAACCCCCTCAGAGGCCTGCCCAACCACCTCAGAGGCCTGCCCAACCACCTCAGAGGCCTGCCCAACCCCAGCAGTGGCCTGCCAACCCCCTTCCGAGGCCTGCCCTTCCCCCTCAGTGGCCTGTTCAAGCCCTTCAGTTTCCTGCCCAACCCTCTAAGCCATCTCAGAGGCCTAAATTCCCCTCTGACTCAGGCTTAAAGCAAAGCTGTGATGTTGAGCCCCAAAACAAGGTGAATTGTGGACCTCCTGACATCACTGCCGCCCATTGTGAGGCCATTAACTGCTGTTTTGATGGACGGATGTGCTTCTACGGAAAAGCAG TGACTGTTCAGTGTACCAAGGATGGCcagtttgtggtggtggtggccagGGATGCCACTCTGCCCAACCTAGAACTGGACTCCATCAGCCTGCTGGGGGGAAACGGACCCCACTGCAACGCTATTGGCACAACTTCTGCCTTCGCCATCTACCAGTTTAAAGTCACTGAATGTGGAACTGTCATGACG GAGGAAACTGATACTATTATCTATGAGAATAGGATGTCCTCTTCATATCAAGTGGGGGTTGGCCCCTTTGGCTCCATCACCAGGGACAGCCAATATGA TCTAACATTCCAGTGCAGATATAAGGGCAGCACCATTGTGGCTGTGGTTATTGACGTGAGGCCGGTCCCTCCTCCAAATCCTGAGATAGCTCCTGGACCCCTCACAGTTGAGCTCAGACTGGGCAGCGGATCATGCCTTACCAAGGGATGTAATGAAG AGGACGTGGCCTACACCTCTTACTACACAGAGGCAGACTACCCTGTCACCAAGGTCCTCAGGGATCCCGTGTACGCTGAGGTTCGCATCCTGGCGAGGACAGATCCCAACATTGTGCTGACCCTGGGTCGCTGCTGGGCTACCACAACCCCAAACCCTCTCAGCCTTCCCCAGTGGGACCTTCTCATTGATGG ATGTCCTTACCAGGATGACCGTTACCTGACCACTACCATCAATGTGGGACCCTCTTCGGGTCTGTCCTTCCCAAGCCACTACAGGCGCTTCGTCCTTAAGATGTTCACCTTTGTGGATCCAATCTCTATGTCCCCCCTGCGGGAGACG GTGTTCATCCATTGTAATACAGCTGTGTGTCAGCCATCCCTTGGAGACACCTGTGAACCAAGATGCTACAGAAAGA GGAGAGACATTCCTGCTGCAGTTCAGAAGACCACCAGAATCAAGTCTAATTTGGTTTCCAGTGGAGAACTGATCCTGACTGACCCAAGGGAGCTCACCAACTAG
- the LOC129866963 gene encoding kelch-like protein 42 — protein MLSPRCVGPFKDLWRVNELHFILNYLLVMGGYSESTMHEDQARKELEMFIEASRMISLLRPYVKVVVLWISGWLKYALERVWRIPFSVPHTWVTSPGNSGEGLYDRVSKEWLTNEMYRTYHHGDESGTMVTVQTSTHAFHVNLGRLTECSEYFRALSQSSMRETTESLIVLDHIPSSVFHSLLEFCFRNDFCVPQEELGEHIQVGSYLLAEAFVSQCLLALSGVLTSDTCLSYLALARDICCTELETTVFCYLSRHLLELPHLTRCLPAEDRAELARLRWQGDLRLCCVRKENLTSWNDLETEAARHLFTLEGSEVTGDWRPITELPFMADKWCFTTVVLLNYLYLIGGYRQRAKRGWEFKMASFRYNPFTNTWVSTAPLIKHRRHFSAVSCDGSIYAVGGWYLDSLVTPDSSTALYTAVERYHPWDNTWTFVSSLPLTDLQFTMSLSHDLPLATSLGSRLYVLGNIQRTGEKLLLQYDTRQDLWSELLPTLTKANADLPSLYFLGATDRLFVIGGNNSENVVTSFCVESGKWGQVKGAEKVALAGQGTVLSDQVYMPGIEHNAAVRLDLHSLSLTVLPPLPICIRYEALLHLSF, from the exons ATGCTGAGCCCCCGGTGTGTGGGGCCCTTCAAGGACCTCTGGAGGGTCAACGAG CTGCATTTCATTCTTAACTACCTGTTGGTGATGGGAGGATATTCGGAGAGCACTATGCACGAGGACCAAGCTCGTAAAGAGCTGGAGATGTTCATCGAAGCAAGTCG TATGATAAGTCTTCTCAGACCGTATGTGAAAGTTGTGGTGCTGTGGATCAGTGGGTGGTTGAAGTATGCTTTAGAGAGGGTGTGGAGAATACCGTTCTCAGTGCCACACACCtgggtgacatcaccaggcaacTCAGGTGAAGGACTGTATGACAGGGTGTCAAAGGAGTGGCTAACCAATGAGATGTATCGTACCTATCACCATGGAGATGAAAGTGGAACAATGGTTACAGTCCAGACCAGCACACATGCCTTCCAC GTGAACCTTGGTCGACTGACTGAATGTAGTGAATACTTCAGAGCCCTGTCCCAGTCCAGTatgagagagaccacagagagccTGATTGTCCTGGACCACATTCCCTCCTCAGTCTTCCATTCCCTCCTAGAATTCTGCTTCCGGAATGACTTCTGCGTTCCCCAGGAGGAGTTGGGAGAACACATCCAA GTGGGCAGCTACCTGCTGGCTGAGGCCTTTGTGTCGCAGTGCCTGTTGGCCCTGTCTGGTGTTCTAACCTCAGACACCTGCCTGTCCTACCTGGCTCTGGCCCGGGATATCTGCTGTACTGAGCTGGAGACAACTGTGTTCTGCTACCTCAGCAGACACCTGCTGGAGCTGCCTCACCTCACCAG GTGTTTGCCGGCTGAAGACAGGGCTGAACTGGCCCGTCTGAGGTGGCAGGGTGATCTCCGGCTCTGCTGCGTGAGAAAGGAGAACCTGACCTCCTGGAATGACCTAGAAACAGAAGCTGCCCGCCACCTCTTCACCCTAGAGGGATCAGAGGTCACTGGTGACTGGCGTCCAATAACAGAGCTCCCCTTCATGGCTGATAAGTGGTGCTTCACCACGGTGGTTCTACTCAACTACCTCTACCTCATCGGTGGCTACAGGCAGCGGGCCAAGAGGGGCTGGGAGTTCAAAATGGCCTCCTTTAGGTACAACCCCTTCACCAACACCTGGGTCTCCACTGCACCTCTCATCAAG CACAGGAGGCATTTCAGTGCAGTGTCATGTGATGGCTCTATCTATGCTGTGGGAGGCTGGTACTTGGACTCTCTGGTGACCCCTGACTCCAGCACAGCCCTCTACACTGCTGTGGAGCGATACCACCCCTGGGACAACACATGGAC gtttgtctcctctctgcctctgacTGACTTACAGTTCACCATGTCCCTGTCACATGACCTCCCTCTGGCCACCAGCCTGGGCTCCCGTCTCTATGTCCTGGGGAACATCCAGAGGACTGGGGAAAAGCTGCTTCTACAGTATGACACCAGGCAAG ACTTATGGTCTGAGCTGCTCCCTACCCTAACCAAAGCCAATGCTGACCTCCCCAGCCTCTACTTCCTGGGTGCCACAGACCGGTTGTTTGTGATTGGAGGAAACAACTCAGAGAATGTGGTGACATCATTCTGTGTGGAGTCTGGGAAGTGGGGGCAG GTGAAAGGGGCTGAGAAGGTAGCGTTAGCTGGACAGGGGACAGTGCTGAGTGACCAGGTGTACATGCCAGGTATAGAACACAACGCTGCTGTAAGGCTGGATCTCCACTCCCTATCTCTCACTGTCCTACCTCCTCTACCCATCTGCATTCGCTATGAAGCCCTCCTTCACCTTTCCTTCTAA
- the LOC129866962 gene encoding carnitine O-palmitoyltransferase 1, liver isoform-like isoform X1, whose product MRIQSSSRWCPVTERKGGSILLPVPEESRFKGIGVTHRAQRQHTHRESSALVQRNSTVRNQIHCLLLFHFSKLEFNRFSRVFDVTGMAEAHQAVGFQFTVTPDGIDLHLSREVLKHIYLSGVTSWRKRAIRFKNGILTGVYPASPSSLLIVVIAIMSTIYARIDPSLGMIDTIKRTMSVSGYMTVQTQTVLSAILFSTGLWLSLILMLRYTLKALLSYHAWIFESHGKISFCTKLWLSLVKMLSGRRPLLYSFQTSLPRLPVPSVDDTITRYLESVRPLLDDEQYNQMEVVANDFKKDQAPKLQKYLILKSWWATNYVSDWWEEYIYLRGRSPIMVNSNFYAMDLLYVTPTHRQAARAGNVVHAMLQYRRKLERGEHAPLRALGVVPMCSSQMERMFNTTRIPGIETDFVQHLSDRKHLVVYHKGRFFKVWLYYGGRHLWPSELETQFQRILDDTTEPQPGELKLAALTAGNRVPWARARLKYFSQGVNKTSLEAIETSAFFLSLDDEVHGYDPDKLRSLDLYAKSLLHGKCYDRWFDKSFTLIAYKNGKLGVNAEHSWADAPIIGHMWEYVLATDCFHLGYTEEGHCKGDINKGLPPPTKLQWDIPLECQEVIEESYMVAKVIADDVDFHGCLFDEFGKGLIKKSRTSPDAFIQLALQLAQFRDKGEFCLTYEASMTRMFREGRTETVRSCTSESTAFVRAMEDKNTMSAQRLDLFRKAADKHQNMYRLAMTGSGIDRHLFCLYIMSKYLSINSPFLKQVLSEPWRLSTSQTPQQQLNMVDIKKFPRYVGAGGGFGPVADDGYGVSYIIIGENLITFHISSKFSSPETDSYRFGQNIRQAMLDIRALFDQKDKKEKEM is encoded by the exons ATGAGGATACAGTCTAGCTCTAGATGGTGTCCAGTTACAGAAAGAAAAGGGGGTAGCATTTTGCTCCCAGTACCTGAGGAAAGCCGCTTCAAGGGCATAGGAGTCACACACAGAGCACAGAggcagcacacacacagagagagctcaGCCCTGGTCCAGAGGAATTCCACTGTGAGAAACCAAATTCACTGTCTTCTGCTGTTTCACTTCAGCAAGCTTGAATTTAATCGATTTTCAAG GGTCTTCGACGTCACCGGGATGGCAGAGGCACATCAGGCAGTTGGCTTCCAGTTCACCGTCACCCCAGACGGCATCGACCTCCACCTGAGCCGCGAGGTACTCAAACACATCTACCTGTCGGGAGTGACATCATGGAGAAAGCGCGCCATAAGATTTAAG AATGGGATATTGACAGGGGTCTACCCTGCCAGCCCATCCAGTTTGCTGATCGTGGTGATAGCCATCATGAGCACCATATATGCTAGGATAGACCCATCACTGGGAATGATAGACACCATCAAGAGGACCATGTCTGTCAG TGGCTACATGACAGTGCAGACCCAGACAGTGCTGAGTGCCATCCTGTTTTCCACAGGGCTGTGGCTCTCTCTCATCCTCATGCTGAGGTACACTctcaaggcccttctctcctacCACGCCTGGATCTTTGAGTCCCACGGCAAAATTAGCTTCTGCACCAAACTCTGGCTG AGTCTGGTGAAGATGTTATCTGGGCGCAGACCTCTCCTCTATAGCTTCCAGACCTCCCTACCCAGACTACCTGTGCCTAGCGTGGATGACACCATAAccagg TACCTGGAGTCAGTTCGCCCCCTGCTGGATGATGAGCAGTACAACCAGATGGAGGTGGTGGCCAATGACTTCAAGAAGGACCAGGCACCCAAACTCCAGAAATACCTCATCCTCAAATCCTGGTGGGCTACTAACTAT GTGAGTGATTGGTGGGAGGAGTACATCTACCTTAGAGGCAGGAGTCCCATCATGGTCAACAGTAACTTCTACGCCATG GATCTGCTGTACGTgactcccacacacagacaggcagctcGGGCAGGGAATGTTGTTCACGCTATGCTGCAGTACCGCCGCAaactagagagaggagaacatgcACCG TTGAGGGCTCTGGGGGTGGTGCCCATGTGTTCTTCTCAGATGGAGAGGATGTTCAACACCACACGTATccctggtatagagacag ACTTTGTTCAGCACCTGAGTGACCGGAAGCACCTGGTGGTGTACCATAAGGGCCGCTTCTTTAAGGTGTGGCTGTACTACGGGGGACGTCACCTCTGGCCCTCTGAGCTGGAGACTCAGTTCCAGAGGATCCTCGACGACACCACGGAGCCACAGCCTGGGGAACTCAAACTGGCTGCCCTCACAGCCGGCAACAG AGTTCCGTGGGCGCGGGCTCGTCTGAAGTACTTCAGCCAGGGTGTTAACAAAACCTCTCTGGAGGCCATCGAGACGTCAGCTTTCTTCCTCAGCCTTGATGACGAGGTGCATGGTTATGACCCTGACAAGCTGAGGTCATTGGACCTGTATGCCAAGTCCCTGCTGCACGGGAAGTGCTATGACAG GTGGTTTGACAAATCTTTCACTCTGATCGCTTATAAGAACGGTAAACTGGGGGTTAATGCAGAACACTCATGGGCAGACGCTCCCATTATAGGACACATGTGGGAG TATGTCCTAGCAACGGACTGCTTCCATCTGGGCTACACAGAGGAGGGGCACTGCAAAGGAGACATCAACAAGGGCCTGCCTCCCCCCACCAAACTACAATGGGACATTCCACTGGAG TGCCAGGAGGTCATTGAGGAGTCCTACATGGTTGCCAAGGTGATCGCTGATGACGTGGACTTTCATGGCTGTCTGTTTGATGAGTTTGGGAAAGGCCTGATCAAGAAGAGTAGGACCAGTCCTGATGCCTTTATACAGCTAGCACTGCAGCTGGCCCAATTCAGG GATAAGGGGGAGTTTTGTCTGACGTATGAGGCCTCGATGACCCGGATGTTCCGTGAGGGTAGGACAGAGACGGTTCGCTCCTGCACCTCAGAGTCCACAGCCTTTGTCAGAGCCATGGAGGACAAGAACACTATG AGTGCCCAAAGGTTGGACCTCTTCCGGAAGGCCGCAGACAAACACCAGAACATGTACCGTCTGGCCATGACAGGCTCTGGCATCGACAGACACCTCTTCTGTCTCTACATCATGTCTAAGTACCTCAGCATCAACTCACCATTCCTCAAACag GTGTTGTCAGAACCCTGGAGGTTGTCCACTAGTCAGACTCCTCAACAGCAGCTCAACATGGTTGACATAAAGAAGTTCCCCAGATACGTGGGCGCAGGAGGGGGGTTCGGCCCT
- the LOC129866962 gene encoding carnitine O-palmitoyltransferase 1, liver isoform-like isoform X2: MAEAHQAVGFQFTVTPDGIDLHLSREVLKHIYLSGVTSWRKRAIRFKNGILTGVYPASPSSLLIVVIAIMSTIYARIDPSLGMIDTIKRTMSVSGYMTVQTQTVLSAILFSTGLWLSLILMLRYTLKALLSYHAWIFESHGKISFCTKLWLSLVKMLSGRRPLLYSFQTSLPRLPVPSVDDTITRYLESVRPLLDDEQYNQMEVVANDFKKDQAPKLQKYLILKSWWATNYVSDWWEEYIYLRGRSPIMVNSNFYAMDLLYVTPTHRQAARAGNVVHAMLQYRRKLERGEHAPLRALGVVPMCSSQMERMFNTTRIPGIETDFVQHLSDRKHLVVYHKGRFFKVWLYYGGRHLWPSELETQFQRILDDTTEPQPGELKLAALTAGNRVPWARARLKYFSQGVNKTSLEAIETSAFFLSLDDEVHGYDPDKLRSLDLYAKSLLHGKCYDRWFDKSFTLIAYKNGKLGVNAEHSWADAPIIGHMWEYVLATDCFHLGYTEEGHCKGDINKGLPPPTKLQWDIPLECQEVIEESYMVAKVIADDVDFHGCLFDEFGKGLIKKSRTSPDAFIQLALQLAQFRDKGEFCLTYEASMTRMFREGRTETVRSCTSESTAFVRAMEDKNTMSAQRLDLFRKAADKHQNMYRLAMTGSGIDRHLFCLYIMSKYLSINSPFLKQVLSEPWRLSTSQTPQQQLNMVDIKKFPRYVGAGGGFGPVADDGYGVSYIIIGENLITFHISSKFSSPETDSYRFGQNIRQAMLDIRALFDQKDKKEKEM, from the exons ATGGCAGAGGCACATCAGGCAGTTGGCTTCCAGTTCACCGTCACCCCAGACGGCATCGACCTCCACCTGAGCCGCGAGGTACTCAAACACATCTACCTGTCGGGAGTGACATCATGGAGAAAGCGCGCCATAAGATTTAAG AATGGGATATTGACAGGGGTCTACCCTGCCAGCCCATCCAGTTTGCTGATCGTGGTGATAGCCATCATGAGCACCATATATGCTAGGATAGACCCATCACTGGGAATGATAGACACCATCAAGAGGACCATGTCTGTCAG TGGCTACATGACAGTGCAGACCCAGACAGTGCTGAGTGCCATCCTGTTTTCCACAGGGCTGTGGCTCTCTCTCATCCTCATGCTGAGGTACACTctcaaggcccttctctcctacCACGCCTGGATCTTTGAGTCCCACGGCAAAATTAGCTTCTGCACCAAACTCTGGCTG AGTCTGGTGAAGATGTTATCTGGGCGCAGACCTCTCCTCTATAGCTTCCAGACCTCCCTACCCAGACTACCTGTGCCTAGCGTGGATGACACCATAAccagg TACCTGGAGTCAGTTCGCCCCCTGCTGGATGATGAGCAGTACAACCAGATGGAGGTGGTGGCCAATGACTTCAAGAAGGACCAGGCACCCAAACTCCAGAAATACCTCATCCTCAAATCCTGGTGGGCTACTAACTAT GTGAGTGATTGGTGGGAGGAGTACATCTACCTTAGAGGCAGGAGTCCCATCATGGTCAACAGTAACTTCTACGCCATG GATCTGCTGTACGTgactcccacacacagacaggcagctcGGGCAGGGAATGTTGTTCACGCTATGCTGCAGTACCGCCGCAaactagagagaggagaacatgcACCG TTGAGGGCTCTGGGGGTGGTGCCCATGTGTTCTTCTCAGATGGAGAGGATGTTCAACACCACACGTATccctggtatagagacag ACTTTGTTCAGCACCTGAGTGACCGGAAGCACCTGGTGGTGTACCATAAGGGCCGCTTCTTTAAGGTGTGGCTGTACTACGGGGGACGTCACCTCTGGCCCTCTGAGCTGGAGACTCAGTTCCAGAGGATCCTCGACGACACCACGGAGCCACAGCCTGGGGAACTCAAACTGGCTGCCCTCACAGCCGGCAACAG AGTTCCGTGGGCGCGGGCTCGTCTGAAGTACTTCAGCCAGGGTGTTAACAAAACCTCTCTGGAGGCCATCGAGACGTCAGCTTTCTTCCTCAGCCTTGATGACGAGGTGCATGGTTATGACCCTGACAAGCTGAGGTCATTGGACCTGTATGCCAAGTCCCTGCTGCACGGGAAGTGCTATGACAG GTGGTTTGACAAATCTTTCACTCTGATCGCTTATAAGAACGGTAAACTGGGGGTTAATGCAGAACACTCATGGGCAGACGCTCCCATTATAGGACACATGTGGGAG TATGTCCTAGCAACGGACTGCTTCCATCTGGGCTACACAGAGGAGGGGCACTGCAAAGGAGACATCAACAAGGGCCTGCCTCCCCCCACCAAACTACAATGGGACATTCCACTGGAG TGCCAGGAGGTCATTGAGGAGTCCTACATGGTTGCCAAGGTGATCGCTGATGACGTGGACTTTCATGGCTGTCTGTTTGATGAGTTTGGGAAAGGCCTGATCAAGAAGAGTAGGACCAGTCCTGATGCCTTTATACAGCTAGCACTGCAGCTGGCCCAATTCAGG GATAAGGGGGAGTTTTGTCTGACGTATGAGGCCTCGATGACCCGGATGTTCCGTGAGGGTAGGACAGAGACGGTTCGCTCCTGCACCTCAGAGTCCACAGCCTTTGTCAGAGCCATGGAGGACAAGAACACTATG AGTGCCCAAAGGTTGGACCTCTTCCGGAAGGCCGCAGACAAACACCAGAACATGTACCGTCTGGCCATGACAGGCTCTGGCATCGACAGACACCTCTTCTGTCTCTACATCATGTCTAAGTACCTCAGCATCAACTCACCATTCCTCAAACag GTGTTGTCAGAACCCTGGAGGTTGTCCACTAGTCAGACTCCTCAACAGCAGCTCAACATGGTTGACATAAAGAAGTTCCCCAGATACGTGGGCGCAGGAGGGGGGTTCGGCCCT